In Kordiimonas sp. SCSIO 12610, the following are encoded in one genomic region:
- a CDS encoding regulatory protein RecX — protein sequence MKEQQTKKVTAGYIERAALHYLGRFSSSEANLREVLKRKVRRRNQRANGDVEPTAEQLSWIDEVVEKCKRYDYVNDLRYALERAKSLLRKGKPLRLIKQDLFYKGVKTDDVNSILAQLSSEREEGGGSISVDLIAAVSFVKRRRFGAFRRPMSKEDVDAKIQKELASMARGGFSYELSQKVLNMEEEDIREILA from the coding sequence ATGAAAGAACAGCAAACAAAAAAAGTGACTGCTGGCTATATCGAGCGAGCAGCGTTGCATTATTTAGGGCGGTTTTCCTCTTCTGAGGCGAATTTGCGCGAAGTCCTAAAGCGTAAAGTGCGGCGGCGAAATCAAAGAGCAAATGGTGATGTAGAACCTACAGCAGAGCAGCTTTCATGGATTGATGAGGTTGTCGAAAAATGTAAGCGGTATGATTATGTGAACGATCTTAGGTACGCGCTTGAGCGCGCTAAATCGTTATTAAGAAAAGGGAAACCGCTTCGCCTCATTAAGCAAGATTTATTCTATAAGGGCGTGAAAACTGATGATGTAAACAGTATTTTAGCGCAGTTGTCTTCAGAGAGAGAAGAGGGTGGGGGCTCAATTTCCGTAGATTTGATCGCTGCTGTTTCTTTTGTCAAGCGTCGTAGATTCGGAGCTTTCAGGCGTCCAATGTCAAAAGAAGATGTTGATGCAAAAATTCAAAAGGAATTGGCCTCTATGGCGCGAGGCGGGTTTTCATATGAGCTTTCGCAGAAAGTCCTCAATATGGAAGAAGAAGATATTCGGGAAATCTTAGCGTAA
- a CDS encoding NTP transferase domain-containing protein, which translates to MKFEFRNIDDCQGWKLAHSITTSNKKVKKATEITAEHIRSLKSDGVEKIQVFKLDNFDIDENSAAANIADHLIGANTRRDKSTRGRCNIKSTCDGLIQFSSSMEDINFIDEAITLATLANFQPVKEGQLIATVKIIPYAVDKALLNKATLVTDKLNVAPFRTYNCALISSDRSLPPKAISIIENRVNTTHGCLKSVDWCDHNVEDLSAKIISTAMGSETDLILLTGISAISDRRDIIPSALIEAGGTIEHLGMPVDPGNLLMLGTLNGKMVIGLPSCAKSPALNGFDWVLARFAAGLQITAKDIKSMGLGGLLKEDRNRPSPRLKTSSGDDIFSNTKNNISTVVLAAGKSSRAQRNKLLASLGTMSVLERTLSLLTQSDMIEEDQILLVTGHEHDKIKSLIANDKIKICYNAKYTEGMSESLKLANKHIREETEFVLIALGDMPFVRPQSITTLIKAGVANPEYQIIIPTFHGKRGNPVLWNRDKFYEIRNISADQGGRKIIKNNEDYVLEVEIDDPGLLIDLDTPEMLEQFGLR; encoded by the coding sequence GGATGGAGTCGAAAAAATTCAGGTTTTCAAGCTCGACAACTTTGACATCGATGAAAATTCCGCAGCAGCAAACATCGCTGACCACCTTATAGGGGCGAACACGCGAAGGGACAAAAGCACGCGTGGCAGATGCAATATTAAATCAACATGTGACGGCCTGATTCAATTTTCCTCATCAATGGAGGATATCAATTTTATTGACGAAGCCATCACACTAGCAACTTTGGCAAACTTTCAACCTGTCAAGGAAGGGCAGCTTATTGCAACAGTTAAGATAATCCCTTACGCGGTTGATAAAGCTTTGCTTAACAAGGCCACGTTAGTCACTGACAAGCTTAACGTCGCTCCTTTCCGCACCTATAATTGCGCCCTTATCTCGTCAGACAGGTCGCTACCCCCAAAAGCAATTTCGATAATAGAGAATCGTGTAAACACCACTCATGGGTGCTTAAAGTCGGTTGATTGGTGCGATCATAACGTTGAAGACTTAAGCGCTAAAATCATATCAACCGCTATGGGCTCTGAGACAGACCTTATCCTTCTGACTGGTATATCTGCGATTTCTGACCGACGTGATATAATCCCCTCGGCGCTTATTGAGGCAGGCGGAACTATTGAGCATCTAGGCATGCCTGTCGATCCGGGCAATTTGTTGATGCTTGGTACGCTCAACGGGAAAATGGTTATTGGTTTACCTAGTTGCGCTAAATCACCAGCACTGAATGGGTTTGACTGGGTTCTCGCTCGGTTTGCCGCAGGCTTGCAAATAACTGCCAAAGACATCAAATCAATGGGACTTGGTGGACTATTAAAAGAGGATCGTAATCGACCGAGCCCGCGCCTTAAAACTTCGTCAGGAGACGATATTTTCAGCAACACCAAAAATAACATTTCAACTGTCGTTTTGGCCGCAGGAAAATCATCAAGGGCACAGCGCAATAAATTGTTGGCATCGCTGGGCACTATGTCCGTTCTTGAAAGAACCTTATCGCTCCTCACTCAATCTGACATGATTGAGGAGGATCAAATACTCCTTGTTACAGGCCACGAACACGACAAGATCAAATCCCTTATAGCAAATGATAAGATTAAAATATGCTATAATGCGAAATATACAGAAGGCATGTCTGAAAGCCTGAAGCTCGCGAACAAACACATTCGCGAGGAAACTGAATTTGTTCTGATTGCACTTGGTGATATGCCGTTTGTTCGACCGCAATCGATAACAACACTTATAAAGGCTGGGGTCGCCAACCCTGAATATCAAATTATTATCCCAACTTTTCATGGCAAAAGAGGAAATCCAGTTTTATGGAACCGAGACAAATTTTACGAAATCAGGAATATATCGGCAGACCAGGGCGGACGAAAAATTATTAAAAACAACGAAGACTATGTTTTGGAAGTCGAAATAGATGATCCTGGTTTATTGATCGATCTGGACACGCCTGAAATGCTGGAACAGTTTGGTTTACGCTAA